A window of Hyperolius riggenbachi isolate aHypRig1 chromosome 1, aHypRig1.pri, whole genome shotgun sequence contains these coding sequences:
- the RPS15 gene encoding small ribosomal subunit protein uS19, with translation MADVEQKKKRTFRKFTYRGVDLDQLLDMSYEQIMQLYCARQRRRLNRGLRRKQNSLLKRLRKAKKEAPPMEKPEVIKTHLRDMIILPEMVGSMVGVYNGKSFNQVEIKPEMIGHYLGEFSITYKPVKHGRPGIGATHSSRFIPLK, from the exons GCTGATGTTGAGCAGAAGAAAAAGAGGACCTTCAGGAAGTTCACCTACAGAGGAGTGGACTTGGACCAGTTGCTTGACATGTCCTA TGAGCAAATCATGCAGCTCTATTGTGCCCGTCAACGCCGGCGTCTCAACAGAGGATTGCGCCGCAAGCAGAACTCCTTATTGAAACGTCTGCGAAAGGCCAAGAAAGAAGCTCCTCCTATGGAGAAGCCAGAAGTTATCAAGACTCACTTGAGGGACATGATTATATTGCCGGAAATGGTTGGCAGCATGGTGGGAGTATACAATGGCAAATCCTTTAACCAGGTTGAAATTAAG cCCGAGATGATTGGCCACTATTTGGGTGAATTCTCCATCACATACAAGCCTGTGAAACACGGCAGACCTGGTATTGGTGCCACCCACTCATCTCGTTTCATTCCTCTGAAGTAA